The following are encoded in a window of Solidesulfovibrio magneticus RS-1 genomic DNA:
- a CDS encoding tetratricopeptide repeat protein — MKTTTLLFGVALVFSLHYTTEPCQADDSTVQAIRALDVAMEAKAGENDPIFEQAMKAYLTEQYEKALPGLREAAERGNAVAQNSLANMYSFGYGTEKNQTIADAWYEKSAAQGYSPALNNLTTSLLASGDEQKQAEGLRLLLQLSDQGNAPSVNRYALLLSSGKHVPKDPEKGLHLLEKLTDAGDSTAMSILGWSLLTGEDGRQDQEKGLELLRRSALLGKAVAFYNLGEASEKGLGQPKDNIAALVQYRIAKRLGNKLAEKQIEALTATMSWQDMLTARRIFN; from the coding sequence TTGAAAACAACAACCTTACTCTTTGGGGTGGCTCTCGTGTTCAGTCTTCACTACACTACGGAGCCTTGTCAGGCCGATGACTCGACCGTCCAGGCGATTCGCGCCCTGGACGTGGCAATGGAAGCCAAAGCCGGTGAGAACGACCCAATTTTTGAACAAGCCATGAAGGCCTATCTTACCGAACAGTATGAAAAAGCTCTCCCAGGACTGCGTGAGGCAGCTGAACGAGGGAACGCAGTAGCCCAAAATTCGCTCGCGAACATGTACAGTTTCGGCTACGGGACAGAGAAAAATCAAACCATTGCCGATGCATGGTACGAAAAGTCCGCAGCTCAGGGCTATTCCCCAGCCCTAAACAACCTCACCACAAGCCTGCTGGCCAGTGGCGACGAGCAAAAGCAGGCAGAGGGCCTGCGCCTGCTATTGCAATTAAGCGACCAGGGAAACGCCCCCAGCGTAAACCGTTATGCGCTTTTACTGTCCTCCGGAAAGCATGTCCCCAAGGACCCTGAGAAGGGACTTCATTTACTTGAAAAACTTACCGATGCCGGTGATTCTACAGCAATGTCCATTCTCGGCTGGAGCCTGCTCACCGGAGAAGACGGCCGACAAGACCAGGAAAAAGGACTGGAATTACTACGACGATCTGCCCTTTTGGGCAAAGCGGTAGCTTTTTATAATCTTGGCGAGGCCAGTGAAAAAGGCCTTGGGCAGCCCAAAGACAACATCGCTGCACTGGTGCAATATCGCATCGCCAAGCGACTGGGCAACAAGTTGGCAGAAAAACAGATCGAAGCCTTAACTGCAACCATGAGCTGGCAAGATATGCTGACCGCACGGCGCATTTTCAATTAA
- the tnpA gene encoding IS66 family insertion sequence element accessory protein TnpA, with the protein MATSAAEGCSEKATYWTEHIAAWHKSGLSQGAYCRRHGLSQSSLSYWRKRLGATDDVGVASFVTIVPVPLLASTQADMLTAPEPLLVHVGDAFRIEIRGDFAAPVLEKLVRTLTRL; encoded by the coding sequence ATGGCCACATCAGCAGCAGAGGGATGTTCCGAAAAGGCGACATATTGGACTGAACATATTGCGGCTTGGCACAAGAGCGGCCTGAGCCAAGGAGCATACTGCCGGCGGCATGGTCTTTCTCAGAGTTCCCTGAGCTATTGGCGGAAGCGTTTAGGGGCAACGGACGACGTGGGCGTCGCGTCTTTCGTCACCATCGTCCCCGTGCCGCTGCTCGCATCGACTCAAGCAGACATGTTAACCGCACCTGAACCGCTGCTGGTACATGTAGGTGACGCCTTTCGTATCGAGATCAGAGGCGACTTCGCCGCGCCGGTGTTGGAAAAGCTTGTCCGCACGCTGACACGGCTATGA
- the tnpB gene encoding IS66 family insertion sequence element accessory protein TnpB (TnpB, as the term is used for proteins encoded by IS66 family insertion elements, is considered an accessory protein, since TnpC, encoded by a neighboring gene, is a DDE family transposase.) has protein sequence MSPVSGVRVYLALGATDMRKSIDGLSILVSRQLQLDPFAGHLFGFCNRSRTIIKLLYWDRNGFCLWQKRLERHAFRWPTREAEVLTIDSRQLAWLLDGLDPLAVTGHSRLEYSTLF, from the coding sequence ATGTCGCCGGTAAGCGGCGTCCGGGTTTACTTGGCACTGGGAGCCACAGACATGCGCAAGTCCATCGACGGGCTGTCCATCCTGGTCTCACGGCAGCTGCAACTCGATCCATTCGCCGGTCACCTTTTCGGCTTTTGCAACCGCAGCCGGACCATCATCAAGCTGCTCTACTGGGATCGCAACGGATTTTGTTTGTGGCAGAAGCGCTTGGAGCGCCATGCGTTTCGCTGGCCGACCAGAGAGGCCGAGGTGCTGACCATCGACTCCCGGCAACTCGCCTGGCTGCTTGACGGTCTCGATCCCCTGGCCGTGACGGGACACTCCCGCCTGGAGTATTCGACGCTCTTTTAG